Proteins encoded together in one Triticum dicoccoides isolate Atlit2015 ecotype Zavitan chromosome 7B, WEW_v2.0, whole genome shotgun sequence window:
- the LOC119340498 gene encoding flavonoid O-methyltransferase-like protein Os11g0303600 translates to MGAIEISSAELLQAEADLIRHSLGYLKSMALHCAVKLGIPDALQRCGGSASLAELLATLRIPQTKQPYLSRLMKVLAMEGLRFVSVTNGDVYHLNTLSRLLISDEGSHAWRMSPCVMLSTTPQFIGSALRLGQWFQSEGDGDGEVTAFMMANRGQSPHTAAAQDAEFNSVFNQAMAADSRYLADLVVRECGDVFKGIGALVDVAGGTGTMARAIAKAFPHVKCAVLDLPHVVQGITCDNVEFIAGDMMEFIPPADCILLKYVLHNWTDEDCVKILTRCREAISHHKNGKIIIIDAVVGSPSQDLDLLQTQLLMDMEMMSLFMAKERYEHEWNKIFAEAGFINYKIQHTLGLRSVIELYI, encoded by the exons ATGGGAGCCATTGAAATTAGTAGCGCTGAGCTTCTGCAAGCCGAGGCCGATCTCATTCGCCACTCCCTAGGCTACCTCAAGTCCATGGCATTGCATTGTGCTGTCAAGCTTGGAATCCCTGATGCTCTCCAGCGCTGCGGTGGCAGCGCCTCCTTGGCTGAGCTGCTTGCTACCCTCCGCATCCCTCAAACCAAACAGCCCTACCTATCGCGCCTCATGAAGGTGCTAGCCATGGAAGGACTACGCTTTGTCAGCGTTACAAACGGCGACGTGTACCACCTAAACACGCTGTCTCGACTCCTCATCAGCGACGAGGGCAGCCACGCGTGGCGGATGTCGCCGTGCGTGATGCTATCAACCACGCCGCAGTTCATTGGATCCGCTCTGCGCCTGGGGCAATGGTTCCAGAGtgagggcgacggcgacggcgaggtcacGGCCTTCATGATGGCCAACAGGGGGCAGAGCCCCCATACCGCTGCTGCCCAGGACGCTGAGTTTAACTCGGTGTTTAACCAGGCGATGGCTGCCGACAGCCGGTACCTCGCAGACCTTGTGGTCCGTGAATGCGGCGATGTATTCAAGGGGATAGGCGCGCTGGTGGACGTCGCCGGCGGGACAGGTACGATGGCGAGGGCCATTGCCAAGGCCTTCCCACATGTCAAGTGTGCAGTGCTTGACCTCCCACATGTGGTTCAGGGCATCACATGTGACAATGTGGAGTTTATTGCTGGGGACATGATGGAGTTCATTCCACCTGCAGACTGCATTTTACTCAAG TACGTGCTGCATAACTGGACCGACGAGGATTGTGTGAAGATCCTGACACGATGCAGAGAGGCCATTTCCCATCATAAAAATGGGAAGATCATCATCATTGATGCAGTGGTTGGGTCTCCCTCACAAGATCTAGACCTACTCCAAACTCAACTCCTGATGGATATGGAGATGATGTCATTATTTATGGCAAAGGAACGATATGAGCACGAGTGGAACAAAATATTCGCCGAAGCAGGATTTATTAACTACAAGATTCAACACACCCTAGGTCTGCGATCGGTCATTGAACTCTACATATAA